Within Amycolatopsis sp. cg5, the genomic segment TGCGCGGCGCAGCGTCCCGGGACTGCCGAGGCTGGTGAGGATCAAAGTGCGGCATTCGGGCATGAGCTCGTGCAGTTCCGCCGCCGCGCTCAAGCCGTCTTTGCCGGGCATGTCGATGTCGATGACCGCGACATTCGGTCTCGCCGCCCTGGCCGCGGGCAGCACTTCATCACCGGTGGCCGCTTCCGCGACCACCTCGATATCCGCTTCAAGGCCGAGCAACGCCACCAGTGCTCCGCGCACGATATGCATATCCTCGGCGACCAGTACCCGGATCATGGAAAGCCCCCTCTACTGAGAACAACATATCTAACACTGTTCTCGATGGCTGGGCACTTCCCGGCATGGAACCGGCCGCCGACCGCCCTGGAGCACGGTCGACGGCCGGGGCCGTGGTTTCCGCTCAAGCCGCTTCGGCCATCGGCGGAATGAAACAGATGCAGTCGGTGACCGAGTTTCCCGGCATGCGCCAGTTGGTCCACTGGTCGAACCGGTCGATCTCGAGCTTGATGCCGGCGTCCCGGACATCACCGCTGTAGCCGATCTCCGAAAAGAAGACGTTCACTCGCTCAGACGTCACAATGTTCATCGGGAACTCCCCCGCTTCGAGAAACCCTTTTGGTTGACACGTTGAAGTGTGCTCGGCGTCACGTGCTCCCATCCAGTGGACGCCGCACCACCCGTTCGTGGCTTTCGCATGCTCCAAAAGGCGGCACCGTCAACCCCTAACGTGGTCACCTTTTCGATCATGTATTTCTCATACGGGGACGCTCAAAATTACATGTCGGACGGTGATCGGGTAACTACACCGCGACCAGCGCGAACACTAATCTCCAGTTGACCTGGAACGAATCGGGTCAATGAGGGGAGGCCATGATGGATGAAACCGTCCGATGCGCTGTGGAGCGTGCCATCGGAACCATGCGCGAACACCTCGGCGAGCAGGTGACCATCGACGACATGGCTCGTTCCGCGATGTTCAGCAAGTTCTATTTCTCGCGGATGTTCCACCAGGCCACCGGAGTTTCCCCTGGCCGATTCCTCGCCGCGATGCGGCTGGCCGAGGCCAAGCGCCTGCTGCTGTCCACCTCGATCACGGTCGCGGACATCAGCAACCGCGTCGGCTACGCCAGTGTCGGCACGTTCAGCTCCCGGTTCAGCAGCCGGGTCGGCGTCTCCCCCACCGCCTACCGCAAGTTCCGCGGTGTGGTGCCCGGCGACGCCGTGAACCACCCGGCGGCAGGCGGCTCGGTGGTGCGCGGCACGCTCACCATCCCGGCCGGTGTCCCGCCGATGGCCGTCTTCGTCGGCCTGTTCCCGCGCCGCCTCACCGAGGGCAACCCGGTCCGCTGCGCCATCGTCGACGCACCCGGCGAGTTCGAGCTCGACGGCGTCCCCGACGGCTTCTGGCACGTCGTCGCCCACTGCGTCACCGAGCCCGCGTGGGCCAACGCGCCCTACGTCGGCTACCAGGGCCCCGTCCAGACCAGGACGGGCGTCGAAACCCCGCCCGCGGACCTGAAGCTCAGGGCGAAGCGTTCCTTCGACCCACCGGTCCTCCTGGCCCTCCCGGCCCTCCGCAGGCAGGCTCAGGCCGAGAAGATCGCCGTCTAGCCCCGCCCGAGCTAAAAAAATCCCAATGCGTCGTTCGGTCCTTGGCACGTCCCCAATGCGTCGTTCGGCACCTACCAGGGACCAAAGGACGCATTGGGATTTTTTTAGCCCGGCCAGGGGTCAGGGGCGGGCCAGGGCGTCGACCTCGGCCCGGCGGAACCAGCAAGCGGTGAGATAGGCCGCCGAGCCGGGGCCGAGGCCGGGGTGGACCCCGGTGACCACGCGCAGGGTGTGCTCCCACGAGCGGCGCAGTGAGCCGTTGGTGGTGCCGGGGATGCCGGTGCCGGCCAGCGCCGGGCCCAGCGTGCGCCAGCGGGCGGCGCCGGTCTCGACGAGGCCGGGCGCGGTGAACTGGGTCAGCGCGCCGTGCCGGACCCGGTCGACGGCCAGAGTCACGAGCGCCGGGTCGTCGGCGAGCGTGGCGAGACCGAGGCCGGCCAGCAGGCGTTCGGCGTCCAGGCCCATCAGGATCACGCCGGCTTCGGTCGACGGCGGGTCGTCGATGCCGGGCATCGAGAACCGTGTGTCGTGCTCAGGCACGTGAGACCGCCAGATCCGAGACGAGCGGCCGGTCGAACAGGCCCGCCGCGACGGCCGCGGCCACACGTGCGGTCGCGATGCGGTGGCCGTCGATGTTGCGGGCGGCCGGGCCGAGCACCATGCCCGCCGTGGCGCCGACCGCGAGCACGCGCGGGGCGAGCCGGTACGCGAGCGTGCGCTCGTCGAGGTCGGCCCAGCCGTCGCGGGCGCCGATGACCTCGTCGGGCAGCACTTCGGAGCCGGTGGACGGCTGGGTGCCCAGCGCGAGCAGCGCGAGGTCGGCGTCGATCCGGGTGCCGTCCTCGAGTTCGACGGACACGCCCTCGGACAGCGCCTTGACCGCGCGGCCGCGGTGCACGATCAGCCTGCCGTCGGCCTCGGCACGCTGGAACCCCGGCCGGAACTCGAACATGATCGACGCGCGGCGGAACCTGCCCATCAGCGTCATCCGGTCTTCCCAGCTCACACCGTCGAAGCGGGCCCTGCCCTCCGGCCGGAAGAACTTGGAGTTGACGTCCGCGCACTGATAGCGCTCTTCGGTTTCCCTGATCACCCAGTGCACTTCGGCGCCGTCGGCGAGCGCGTTCGACACGAGGTGCGCGGCCGTGAGCCCGGCTCCGACGACGATGACCCGGCCGGCGCCCGACGGGACCGGCTGATCCCAGTACCGCACGCCCTCACCGGTCCACCAGCCCTGCGGCGCCTCGCGCCGCGATTCGCCCATGCACAGCACGGCGAAGCGGGCGGTGACCGTCGTGGTGTCCGTGCGCACGGCGACCGCGTCGGCCGACGGCAGCACCGAACGCACGTTCTGCCGCCACGTCCGCTCGCCGATGTGGTGGCTGGCGACGAGATGTTCGCAGTAGGCCTCGAACACGTCGACCGGCACCACCGACCGGTGCCCGGCCTGCGCCATGCGGATCTCGTTGCGCTCCACCGGGGAGAGCAGCGACCAGTGCATGCGCGCGAAGTCGAGCAGCTCGCAGTCGCGGAAGCCTTCCACGCCGGGATGATGCTCGTACGGGGA encodes:
- a CDS encoding FAD-dependent oxidoreductase, whose protein sequence is MISFVPEPHLLGSARGRDWPGLLPSPAFATSVVPPRSADVVIAGAGPAGLAVASALWHHGIRDVVLLDRDRPCGRFFGRIDLLRQRVLRSPYEHHPGVEGFRDCELLDFARMHWSLLSPVERNEIRMAQAGHRSVVPVDVFEAYCEHLVASHHIGERTWRQNVRSVLPSADAVAVRTDTTTVTARFAVLCMGESRREAPQGWWTGEGVRYWDQPVPSGAGRVIVVGAGLTAAHLVSNALADGAEVHWVIRETEERYQCADVNSKFFRPEGRARFDGVSWEDRMTLMGRFRRASIMFEFRPGFQRAEADGRLIVHRGRAVKALSEGVSVELEDGTRIDADLALLALGTQPSTGSEVLPDEVIGARDGWADLDERTLAYRLAPRVLAVGATAGMVLGPAARNIDGHRIATARVAAAVAAGLFDRPLVSDLAVSRA
- a CDS encoding DUF6187 family protein, whose translation is MPEHDTRFSMPGIDDPPSTEAGVILMGLDAERLLAGLGLATLADDPALVTLAVDRVRHGALTQFTAPGLVETGAARWRTLGPALAGTGIPGTTNGSLRRSWEHTLRVVTGVHPGLGPGSAAYLTACWFRRAEVDALARP
- a CDS encoding helix-turn-helix domain-containing protein, giving the protein MDETVRCAVERAIGTMREHLGEQVTIDDMARSAMFSKFYFSRMFHQATGVSPGRFLAAMRLAEAKRLLLSTSITVADISNRVGYASVGTFSSRFSSRVGVSPTAYRKFRGVVPGDAVNHPAAGGSVVRGTLTIPAGVPPMAVFVGLFPRRLTEGNPVRCAIVDAPGEFELDGVPDGFWHVVAHCVTEPAWANAPYVGYQGPVQTRTGVETPPADLKLRAKRSFDPPVLLALPALRRQAQAEKIAV